Proteins encoded together in one Gallus gallus isolate bGalGal1 chromosome 18, bGalGal1.mat.broiler.GRCg7b, whole genome shotgun sequence window:
- the KCNJ16 gene encoding inward rectifier potassium channel 16, whose translation MRKMTEQSGCYRPVNIQGNKISYKGSCKKSPEMGMKRQQKRFLHKDGSCNVYFKHIFGEWESYVVDIFTTLVDIKWRHMFVIFSLSYVLSWLFFGLVFWLIAMQHGDLLNDEETTPCVANVHSFTGAFLFSLETQTTIGYGYRCVTEECSVAILMVILQSVLSCIIDTFIIGAALAKMATARKRAQTIRFSYYAVVGLRDDKFCLMWRIGDFRPNHMVEGSVRAQLLRYKEDKEGRMTMEYKDLKLLNDQIILVTPVTVVHEINSESPLYGLDRKALAKDNFEILVTFVYTGDSTGTSHQSRSSYVPREILWGYRFNDVLHVKKKYYKVDCLQFEETTEVYAPHCSAMQLDRKEQEWNRTEKALEKEAETSMTEIKPFSENQKSFSAVALITSCEDPEDLVATVSQPSGEASYQKAAVTLSRLSLESQI comes from the coding sequence ATGAGAAAGATGACTGAACAGAGTGGTTGCTATAGGCCTGTAAACATACAGGGAAATAAGATCAGTTACAAAGGCTCTTGCAAAAAAAGCCCAGAAATGGGGatgaaaagacagcagaagcgGTTTCTCCACAAGGATGGCAGCTGCAATGTGTACTTCAAACACATCTTTGGGGAATGGGAGAGCTACGTGGTGGACATATTTACCACCCTGGTGGACATCAAATGGCGCCACATGTTTGTCATCTTCTCCCTGTCCTATGTTCTGTCATGGCTGTTCTTTGGACTGGTCTTCTGGCTGATAGCAATGCAACATGGAGATTTATTGAACGACGAAGAAACAACCCCCTGTGTTGCAAATGTCCATAGCTTCACGGGGGCATTCCTGTTCTCCCTGGAAACCCAGACGACCATTGGTTATGGTTACCGCTGCGTTACAGAGGAGTGCTCTGTGGCAATCCTGATGGTTATCCTGCAGTCAGTACTAAGCTGCATTATCGACACTTTCATCATCGGAGCAGCCTTGGCTAAAATGGCCACAGCTCGAAAAAGAGCTCAGACCATTCGTTTCAGCTACTATGCTGTGGTAGGCCTAAGGGATGATAAATTCTGCCTGATGTGGCGCATTGGCGATTTCCGACCAAACCACATGGTTGAGGGCTCTGTACGAGCTCAGCTCCTACGCTACAAGGaagacaaggaaggaaggatgacAATGGAATACAAGGACTTGAAGCTGCTGAATGACCAGATCATACTTGTTACACCAGTGACAGTAGTGCATGAAATTAATAGTGAGAGTCCTTTGTATGGTCTGGACCGGAAAGCTTTGGCCAAGGACAACTTTGAGATCTTGGTCACATTTGTCTACACAGGGGATTCAACAGGAACTTCACATCAGTCAAGAAGCTCATACGTGCCCAGAGAGATTCTTTGGGGCTATAGGTTTAATGACGTCTTACATGTAAAGAAAAAGTACTACAAAGTGGATTGCTTGCAGTTTGAAGAAACTACAGAGGTTTATGCTCCTCACTGCAGTGCTATGCAGCTGGATCGAAAGGAGCAAGAATGGAATAGGACAGAGAAGGCActggaaaaagaagcagagacaTCAATGACAGAAATCAAACCATTTAGCGAGAACCAGAAATCATTTAGTGCTGTTGCCCTCATCACTAGTTGTGAAGATCCAGAAGACCTGGTGGCAACTGTCAGTCAGCCTTCTGGAGAAGCTTCATatcagaaagcagctgtgacCTTAAGCAGGCTATCACTGGAGTCACAAATCTAG
- the KCNJ2 gene encoding inward rectifier potassium channel 2, with protein sequence MGSVRTNRYSIVSSEEDGMKLATMAVANGFGNGKSKVHTRQQCRSRFVKKDGHCNVQFINVGEKGQRYLADIFTTCVDIRWRWMLVIFCLTFILSWLFFGCVFWLIALLHGDLENQENNKPCVSQVSSFTAAFLFSIETQTTIGYGFRCVTDECPIAVFMVVFQSIVGCIIDAFIIGAVMAKMAKPKKRNETLVFSHNAVVAMRDGKLCLMWRVGNLRKSHLVEAHVRAQLLKSRITSEGEYIPLDQIDINVGFDSGIDRIFLVSPITIVHEIDEDSPLYDLSKQDMDNADFEIVVILEGMVEATAMTTQCRSSYLANEILWGHRYEPVLFEEKNYYKVDYSRFHKTYEVPNTPICSARDLAEKKYILSNANSFCYENEVALTSKEEDEIDTGMPESTSTDTHPDMDHHNQAGVPLEPRPLRRESEI encoded by the coding sequence ATGGGCAGCGTGCGAACCAACCGCTACAGCATCGTGTCTTCGGAAGAGGACGGCATGAAGCTGGCAACCATGGCCGTTGCCAATGGCTTTGGGAATGGAAAAAGTAAGGTACACaccaggcagcagtgcaggagccGCTTTGTCAAAAAAGATGGCCACTGCAACGTCCAGTTTATTAATGTGGGTGAGAAGGGACAGCGATACCTGGCAGACATCTTCACCACTTGCGTGGACATCCGCTGGAGGTGGATGCTGGTTATCTTCTGCCTGACATTCATCCTCTCCTGGCTTTTCTTTGGCTGTGTGTTTTGGTTGATTGCGCTGTTGCACGGGGATCTGGAGAACCAAGAAAATAACAAACCGTGTGTCTCGCAAGTGAGCAgcttcactgcagcctttctgttCTCCATTGAGACCCAGACCACGATCGGCTATGGCTTCAGGTGCGTCACAGACGAGTGCCCCATTGCTGTTTTCATGGTGGTTTTCCAGTCTATAGTAGGCTGCATCATTGACGCCTTCATCATTGGTGCCGTCATGGCAAAGATGGCTAAGCCAAAAAAGAGAAACGAAACTCTTGTCTTCAGCCACAATGCCGTGGTGGCCATGAGAGATGGGAAACTGTGCCTGATGTGGCGTGTCGGAAACCTGAGGAAAAGCCACTTGGTTGAGGCACACGTGCGAGCACAGCTCCTCAAGTCCAGGATCACGTCAGAAGGGGAGTACATCCCTTTGGATCAAATAGACATCAATGTAGGGTTTGACAGCGGGATAGACCGCATATTCCTGGTCTCCCCAATTACAATAGTACACGAAATAGATGAAGATAGTCCTTTGTATGACTTGAGCAAACAAGACATGGACAATGCTGACTTTGAAATTGTAGTCATTTTAGAGGGCATGGTGGAAGCCACTGCCATGACTACCCAGTGCCGCAGCTCATATCTGGCAAATGAAATCCTCTGGGGCCACCGCTATGAGCCCGtactctttgaagaaaaaaactactACAAAGTGGACTATTCAAGGTTCCACAAAACATACGAAGTGCCCAACACACCCATCTGCAGTGCCAGAGActtagcagaaaagaaatacattctcTCGAACGCAAACTCCTTTTGCTACGAGAACGAAGTGGCCCTCACCAGCAAGGAGGAGGACGAGATCGACACGGGGATGCCCGAGAGCACAAGCACAGACACCCACCCCGACATGGACCACCACAACCAGGCAGGAGTGCCCCTAGAGCCACGGCCGCTGCGGCGTGAGTCGGAAATATGA